ACGACGGTGCGCACGCCGTCGCGGCCGCGGGTCTGCACGTCGGTGTCTCCGACGTAGAGGCTGCTGCTCTCGCGGCGCACGGTGTCGTGCCCGATCGTCTCGGTGCGGGTGGAGTCCTTCGTCGTCACTCGGGCCACGGTGACGGCGAGGCCGTCGGTGAGCGGGGTCGACGCGGCCGGGGTCACCCGGTCGCCGCGGCCGAGGGTGATGCGCAGCTGCCCGAGCGCCTCGGCGACGGTGCCTGCGGTGATGGTGCGGGTGACCTTCGTGCCGTCGACGGTGACCGTGACGCGCTTCGGCGTCACGACGGACACGGACAGGCCGGAGCGGCCGATGCCGAGGGAGCGCGAGACGGACAGGCGGGCCGCGTCGTCGCGCAGACCGAGAGCGGCGAGGGCGCCGTCGACGGTGCGCTCGGTGGTCGTGACCCGCTGGGTGCGGCCGTCGACCGTGACGGTGAGCGGCCGGGCGTAGGCGACGCTGACGGTCTCGCCGTCACGCAGCGGGGCGTCGAGCGACGGGCTGACCCGGTCGGCCGAGCCCACCGCGATGCCCTGGTCGTCGAGCAGGTCGCGCACCGTCGAGCCGAAGACGTGGTGGTCCGAGGCCTGGCCGTCGACCGACAGGGTCACGGCCTTGTCGAGGGCGGCGGCGGTGGCGCCACCCGCGGCGAGGACGATGGCGGTGGCACCCGCGGCGGTCGCGAGCAGGGTCTTGCGAGAGGGCACGTCACTCCGTACGTCGAGCTTCCCGGAGTCGACGTGAGCGCGGCCCGGTGGACGGGCGGCAGAGGCGGTCACAGTCACGGCATCCGGCCAACGGGACGACAGCCTGACGGACAGTCGTCGCCCAGGTCAAATTTCGGTAACGGTCGGGACTCGGATCGGTATCGACGCACGGGGCGTGCGGGACGTCAGACCCGGTCCCACGACCCGTAGACACGCTCGGCGTTCTCGGAGACGGCCCGGCACACCGTGGGCACGTCGACGTTGAGCACGCCGGCGATCGCCCGGACCGTCAGCGGCACGAGGTACGAGGCGTTCGTCGCGCCGCGGTGCGGGCTCGGGGTGAGGTACGGGGCGTCGGTCTCGACGAGCAGGTTCTCGAGCGGGGTGGCGCTGAGGGCGTCACGCAGGCCGCGGGCGTTCTTGAAGGTGACGGTGCCGGCGAAGCTGAGGAGGTAGCCGCGCTCGACGCACTCCCGGGCCATCGTGAGGTCGCCCGAGAAGCAGTGCAGGACGGTGCGGTCGGGCGCGCCCTCCTCGGCGAGGATGCGCAGCACGTCCTCGTGCGCGTCGCGGTCGTGGATCTGCAGGGCCTTGCCGAGCCGCTTCGCGAGGTCGATGTGCCAGCGGAAGCCGTCCTGCTGCACGTCGACGCCCTCGGGGCCGGTGCGGTAGTAGTCGAGCCCGGTCTCACCGATGACGCGGACCCGTTCGTGGGCGGCGAGGCGTTCGACCTCGGCGTAGGCGTCGTCGAGCTCACCCGACGCGGCGAGCCGGGGAACCTCGTTGGGGTGCAACGCGATCCCCCCGAGCAGCTCGGGGTGGCGGTCGACGGCGTCCATCGTGAAGTCGATGCCGTCGAGGTCGCAGCCGACCTGCACGAGGCGGGTGACACCGACCGCACGGGCGCGGGCGATGGCCTCGGCGACGTCGAGCGGCTCGTCACCCTCGCGGGTGATGTCGAGGTGGGTGTGGTTGTCGACGACGTCGATCGGCAGCGGGTCGGGCGCCTCGGGCAGGCCCCGGTGCCCCGACGGGGCCGGCGTCATGCGGTGGGCGTCGCGGGCTCGTCGGTCTGCGGCTGCAGCCGCGCGTGCTCGTCGGCCAGCACCTGCTCGGGGTCGAGCTTGACGAACACCGGCGTCGGCTTGCCGACGGTGGCACCCACCGTCACCGGGACCCGTTGCCATCGTGGGGTGTCCGAGTACTCGCCCGTGATGACGGGGTAGGTGCGGGTGTCGTCGTCGAGGTCGCGCACGACCTCGAGGCGCGGCATCGGCATGAGCTCGCCCTCGCCGCCGAGCACGTGGTGCACGCGGTTCGAGGCGTGCGGCAGGAACGGTGCCATCATCCGGTTGAGGTCGCTGACGGCCTGCGCGAGGGTGTGCAGCACGGTCGAGAGCCGCTCGCGCTGGCCGTCGCCCTTGAGCTTGAACGGCTCGGTGCGCGAGACGTAGGCGTTGGCCTCCCCGACCAGGCGCATGACCTCGCCGAGCGCTGCCTTCTGGCTGTGCCGCTCGAGCAGCGAACCGACCGTCGTGAAGCCGTCGGCGACGGCGATGAGCAGCTCGTCGTCGACGTCGTG
This is a stretch of genomic DNA from Terracoccus luteus. It encodes these proteins:
- a CDS encoding TatD family hydrolase, which encodes MTPAPSGHRGLPEAPDPLPIDVVDNHTHLDITREGDEPLDVAEAIARARAVGVTRLVQVGCDLDGIDFTMDAVDRHPELLGGIALHPNEVPRLAASGELDDAYAEVERLAAHERVRVIGETGLDYYRTGPEGVDVQQDGFRWHIDLAKRLGKALQIHDRDAHEDVLRILAEEGAPDRTVLHCFSGDLTMARECVERGYLLSFAGTVTFKNARGLRDALSATPLENLLVETDAPYLTPSPHRGATNASYLVPLTVRAIAGVLNVDVPTVCRAVSENAERVYGSWDRV
- a CDS encoding resuscitation-promoting factor, whose translation is MPSRKTLLATAAGATAIVLAAGGATAAALDKAVTLSVDGQASDHHVFGSTVRDLLDDQGIAVGSADRVSPSLDAPLRDGETVSVAYARPLTVTVDGRTQRVTTTERTVDGALAALGLRDDAARLSVSRSLGIGRSGLSVSVVTPKRVTVTVDGTKVTRTITAGTVAEALGQLRITLGRGDRVTPAASTPLTDGLAVTVARVTTKDSTRTETIGHDTVRRESSSLYVGDTDVQTRGRDGVRTVVTRTTSVDGRATGTTEVSSTVTRKPVDEVVLVGTKRRPEPVATPTPSSSSSADSSSDSSDDSAQGSTQGSTPTATPTPTPTASEPAPSGAGLNLARAAMWDRIAACESGGNWAINTGNGYYGGLQFAQGTWVGAGGTDFASRADLASRAEQITVANRLYASSGTSPWGCA